Within Haematobia irritans isolate KBUSLIRL chromosome 2, ASM5000362v1, whole genome shotgun sequence, the genomic segment AGAGTCCTTGAAAAAGTGGACTACTTTCCAAAGTAACTATCCGTATGtcaattcaataaaaatccCTAGATGGTTCAACTATTCTCCAGATAGTGAGGTACAGTTGCATGGGTTTAGCGATGCCTCAGAAAAGGCATACGCCGCTGCATTATATATTCGTATAAGGGGCACAAACTTCATATCCACTCATTTGGTTGCTTCTAAAACCAAAGTTGCCCCAATAAAAACCTTATCGATTCCAAGACTAGAGTTATGTGGGGCAACTTTACTAGCCGAAATGATCGACCATATTGTTCCCCAATTGAGATTAAATGAATTTACTGTGGATTGCTGGACTGATTCCACAATTGTTTTATCCTGGCTTTCCAAACCTCCTTGCTATTGGGGTACGTTTGTGGCCAATAGAGTATCTAAAATTACTCAAATTATTCCACCTCACAGATGGCACCATGTTTCGTCTGAACTTAATCCCTCAGACTTAGCAAGTCGTGGTCTGACTCCACgcgaattaattgaaaatgaaCTTTGGTGGCAAGGACCACCATTCCTTCGAAGTTCAGAACCTAATTGGCCAATTTTCGATTACGAAGATATCGATTTAGAGAGAAAGCCAATAAAGGTAAATTTTACCTATTTCGCACAATTTGACGATGTTTTGGATAGATTTTCATCGCTTCCAAGGGCTATTCGAGTAATAGCTTACATGTACCGGTTTCTGTATCGAACCCATCCAAAGTACAAGTCCAATTTTTACAGTCCCATGAAAGATATTTCCACTTTTGAAGTTCTTTCAATCCATACTAAGCTTCAAGTCATGTGTCAAAAGGTACATTATCCTAATGAATACCACGCACTCTCCGCAAAGAAAAATATTGCATCGTCTAGTTCCTTATTGAGTTTGAATCCGTTTATAGATAGTGAAGGCATAATGCGTATCTGTGGTCGTCTTTCAGCTTCGCCTGCGTTAAGGTACAATGAAAGACACCCAATTATTATACCATACAATTGCCAATATTCACGTCTTCTCGTGAAATTTATTCATGAAATCTGTCTCCATGGCGGTAATCAGTTGGTATTGAGGTTGATTAGAGAACAATACTGGATACCCAAGGCCAAAAATCTTATTAAAACGACCATAAATAAATGCAAACCATGCATTCTTTACAAGCATAGATGTCAGACACAATTAATGTCTGCATTACCACCTCAACGGTCAGAATTTTCTCGGCCCTTTACTCACACGGGCCTTGATTTCGCTGGCCCTTTTGACATTAAGTCATACTCCGGCCGATCATGTCGAATTTCGAAGGGATACACTTGCGTCTTCGTTTGTTTCTCCACCAAGGCGATCCATCTGGAAGCCACTTCCGAGCTATCAACGTCTGCATTCCTAGCAGCTTTCAGTCGATTTGTTTCCCGCCGTGGTTGTCCATTGCATCTGTATTCGGACAATGGAACAAATTTTGTTGGTGCATCCAGAACATTAGCAAAAGAATTCTTACTGACTTCCAATCAGTTATTAAGTTCCAATTATGTCCACCAAAATGTGACGTGGCATTTCATTCCTCCAGGTGCGCCACATATGGGTGGGCTTTGGGAGGCTGGGGTCAAGAGCTTTAAGGCTCATTTTAAAAAGGTTGCGGCAAACTTCAAGCATACATTTGAAGAATTTCAGACTCTCCTTGCAAAAATTGAGGCGTGTCTAAACTCGCGTCCTTTATCCCCGTGCTCTCAAGAACCATCAGATCTTTCTGCTTTGACCCCAGGACATTTCTTAATAGGAACTCCACTTTTAGCTCCCATTGATCCTCCAATAAAAGACAGTCCATTATCCATTGTAAACCGCTGGCAACGGCTTAAAGTGATCCACCAACATTTTTGTCTCCGTTGGAAAGAAGAGTACCTTAAAGAATTACACAAGCGCCATAAGTGGAAACGGGCAACCGATAATTTACAAGAAAATACCATGGTGGTCATACGTGAAGAAAATTTGCCACCAAACTGTTGGCGCCTTGGGAGAATAAAAAAGGTATATACTGGGGCTGATAACCGAGTTAGAGTCGCTGAAATTATTACGCAAAAAGGCATTGTTACCCGACCGATTACAAAACTCGTAGTTCTTCCTATCGAAGATACAGTTTAGCCAGTACTGCATAATAAGTACTTAAGTCATTCCAGATTTCCAAacgaatattattattttctctTATAGTTCCAAAATGCGTGATAATAAATCCACATCACATTCCCACCAAAATCGTAATAAACGGAGTACAAACCAATCGTACATTTGTCGTTTGTGTAGACAGTCTCATCCTTTACGGAAATGTAAGCGTTTCTTGGATATGAATATCTTGAAACGTCAAGAAATAGTACGCAAATACGGATATTGCACCAATTGCCTAGCGCATGAGCATTCTGGCAACACATGCTTCACTACAACTGGTTGTCGATATTGTAAAAAAGCTCATCATAGTCTTCTACACACCCATGCCCGGTTGgaatctaagaaacgaaaagaaACAGAAGGCTTCAGCTAAAACTTCAGCTAAATCTCCAGCGTCAACTTCCAAGACACAATCGTCCTCAACATCGACGACTACTTCATCATCATTTAACTCGGCGAATACAACACTTTCGGCTATTTTAAAGCACAATGCTATAACCTTGCTTCCGACAGTAGTCGTGTCTGTCAACACAAAAAACGGAAATTGTACCATAAGATGTCTGTTGGACTCTGGATCGAAATCCAGTTGTATATCCTCCAAAGTAGCAGATAAACTTAATTTGACTACTCTTACGTTGGACGACGAAACTATCTGCCCACTCACATTGATGTCTACATACAACTCGGAAATTTACATCGAAACCGTCCTGAAAGTTAACAATCGGATTGCTATTCATACGCCTAGCAAATCGTTATCACCATCTTATGCTCGACATTTTTCAAACATGCTTTTAGCCGATAAAGAGTTCTACAAGTCTGCTccaatttcgattattttaggAATTGACGTATATTCACGTGTAATAAGCGAGGGATTTCTCAACAGGGCTGGGCTGCCAACAGCCCAAAACACGATTTTTGGTTGGTCTATTTATGGAACGTGCACTAACTAATGTATTTTTCGTGTCTCAACACTTTTTCTTTCGAATTAAAATCCACACTTAagcaatgaaatattgaaaatttatgaaaacgtGAACTTCCACAAATGTTCTTATAtaagcacttaaatatatttgtatctCAATACTACAAAAAAtgctttaatatagaaataatatattgaattgTGTTAAATTGTAATACCAGAACTACAACACCcgaattaatgaattttttcatattagtttaatttttatttaataatagcaCCAGATGTGGTTTGACATTTTTGTATCAGCTTATTGCAGACATACTGCAAGGGGGCCGCTAATGTTTATGTCACATAAACAATTGAAAAGCTTTTCCCGTCTAAAATACTAATTTCTCCAACACTGAAATCCCTACTGGGATTCTTAGAATACCCAATTACTTATCCAGATACAAATCCACACAAATCGataaattataattacaaatgacAACTAAAAACCTACAAAACTGTCAAGCCATGTCAAAACCACAGCTTCCGCAATAATTTTAAGTGACACTACTCTTTTTGAAATCATCATATCTACTGGTAAGGCGTTGtttcagaaaagaaataaaTCCCTAACAATATCATCCATCTAAAACCAAATCGTTTTGTTCTTTTTTCCATTCCATCGTTTTGATATTGGTTGTTTCTTTCCTGTAATCTCATCTGGAGTACAAATCCCAACTATTATTGCAATAGTGGAATTTGTTTCGGCTCACGAGAAATACTCTTCCAACAGGTTGACTGCACTCCCGCATACAaacacattgaattcggatcacacctaaagaagtggtgcaaattcagtgcaagggctgttgaaatggaggacttccgtactatgacaagcccacgttAAATTGTAATAAAACCTTGCTTAAGCTTGCAGCAATCTTTTGTAATTATGTTCTCAAAAGGTGTTATATGAGATATCTATGGATGCTGCATATGGTAGGGTGTTTAACCATAATCGATTTTGTGGCTATGGACTGTGGGAGCCTTTGGAAGCTAACTTCAGTCGGGTAATGGGGGGGTTCTTGTCCATTTCACACAAAACAGTCTtaacagaaaattattttagactCCCTTTCTTATAAATCATACCGGTCTATGGGATCAAAActaaatcaaaaatcaaaattgatactgaatagataaaagaaatggtaTTCCACTCCATACTATGTGATCTCAGATATTATGAGATCTGCGCCTCCTGACCCTCCCGATCCTATTGTCCTGATCGCGCTCTATATCAGAACCCCATATGACTTTACCTTAGTCACACATCACCACATTTGTACGAGAACGCAAAATTTTAGCTCACCAATTCATTttagaatatatataaatttattcaaatcattATCCTAGTGTATATCAATAATTATTTAACAACGAAATTCAAATTATTCGAGTATATTCAAatagtatataaaaattatttcgacAAATAGTGATATGAAATAAGTGACATTTTAAACGGAGATATAAA encodes:
- the LOC142225137 gene encoding uncharacterized protein LOC142225137, whose amino-acid sequence is MRDNKSTSHSHQNRNKRSTNQSYICRLCRQSHPLRKCKRFLDMNILKRQEIVRKYGYCTNCLAHEHSGNTCFTTTGCRYCKKAHHSLLHTHARLESKKRKETEGFS